Proteins from a single region of Gemmatimonadaceae bacterium:
- a CDS encoding DUF1837 domain-containing protein, which translates to MDDRPPVLRVVVHRPDENPGLTGLCAGYELKQWRAAALADHLMESLPEFCLSYSEYEAMTGKNAVALIRQAAQRVYQTDKYSKRGEFGELLLHVALRQVFNTIPAISKIYYKDSANDTVKGFDAVHVIASERTLELWLGEVKFYVDVGAAIRDVVAELQKHTSAKYLRNEFVAIRNKIDASWPHAARLERLLDENVSLDAIFDATCIPVLLTYDGDVTSKYKECSGEYEAELLNELTAVFEQFKTSSLPGDLKIHLFLIPLATKEALLAELHKKLLAWQTI; encoded by the coding sequence ATGGATGACCGCCCGCCTGTCCTTCGAGTAGTCGTACATAGACCTGACGAGAACCCCGGCCTCACCGGGCTTTGCGCGGGTTACGAACTAAAGCAATGGAGGGCCGCAGCCCTCGCGGACCACCTGATGGAGTCGCTGCCGGAATTCTGCCTCAGCTACAGCGAGTATGAGGCCATGACAGGCAAGAACGCAGTGGCTCTGATTCGGCAAGCGGCGCAGCGCGTGTACCAAACTGACAAGTACTCGAAACGAGGTGAGTTTGGCGAATTGCTGCTGCACGTGGCACTACGGCAGGTTTTCAATACGATCCCGGCAATCAGCAAGATCTACTACAAGGACTCAGCGAACGACACCGTAAAGGGATTCGACGCGGTACACGTGATCGCTTCGGAGCGTACGCTCGAACTCTGGCTCGGTGAAGTCAAATTCTACGTTGACGTCGGAGCAGCGATTCGCGATGTCGTCGCCGAGCTTCAAAAGCATACCAGCGCGAAGTATCTCCGCAACGAGTTCGTGGCGATTCGCAACAAGATTGATGCGTCGTGGCCACACGCTGCGCGCCTTGAGCGATTGCTCGACGAAAACGTCTCGCTCGACGCCATCTTCGATGCCACGTGCATTCCCGTGCTGCTCACGTACGACGGTGACGTGACGAGCAAGTACAAGGAGTGCTCGGGGGAATACGAAGCTGAGTTGCTCAACGAGCTCACCGCAGTGTTTGAGCAGTTTAAAACCTCCTCGCTTCCCGGGGACCTAAAGATTCATCTCTTTCTTATTCCGCTCGCGACGAAGGAAGCCCTCCTTGCAGAACTGCACAAGAAACTCCTAGCATGGCAGACGATCTAA